The following are from one region of the Lacinutrix sp. Bg11-31 genome:
- the thrA gene encoding bifunctional aspartate kinase/homoserine dehydrogenase I, whose protein sequence is MKDLQYIDSIDYVTQSDKATTIKLSYQLFGKALHTAPIVLINHALTGNSNVTGTDGWWSDLVGDGKVIDTKEYTVLAFNIPGNGYDGFLIENYKDFIARDIAKLFLIGLEKLTINSVYAVIGGSLGGGIAWEMAVLKPNLATHFIPVATDWKATDWLMANCQIQEQFLVNSKNPVHDARMHAMLCYRTPESFKSRFQRSKNETLDLFNVESWLLHHGNKLQERFQLSAYKLMNQLLRSIDVTKGRESNNKVLDGIQSKITIVAVDSDLFFTAEENRETQKQLALTHPNVTYNEINSIHGHDAFLIEFEQLENIIKGIFKPELKEKKMKILKFGGKSLANGEGLNRVISIIENKVKAEENIAVVVSARGKATDQLEAILEKAVKGQSYAVELEVFKKDQKGTVLVDFETEFSRLDSLFAGVQLLGDYSQKIKDEVLAQGELISAKFITALLLKKNINAKVADARTLIKTDDTFGNAKPIDALSKKNVVTYFKQNNSTTVNIVTGFIASNRDGKTTTLGRNGSNYTAALLANYLDAEELQNYTHVNGIYTANPDLVEDARKIERLSFTEANELANFGTTILHAKTIIPLIEKNIPLRILNTFNPEDKGTIITAQNKDKGIRSLSVLDNVALVNIEGRGLLGKVGVDARIFTALSKENISVSIISQGSSERGIGLVIDAEKASRAVIVLEQEFENDFYSQDINKISVVDDVSVISIIGQELSTFHKPFNALIKNQIIPILFNNTITGENVSIVVRKKELHKALNVIHGEIFGISKKINLAIFGHGLVGSALINQIIASAEDIEKRKGIKLNIFAIANSKKVLFSKNGIDKNWKNTLETNGEHYRIKDVFQFAKNNHLENLIAIDNTSSLDFVSNYIKLVEQGFDLVSSNKIANTIDLEFYNQLRNTLEKHQKSYLYETNVGAGLPLIDTIKLLHLSGENIVRIRGVFSGSLSYLFNTFSSEDTSFATVLQQALDKGFTEPNPREDLSGNDVARKLLILARELDLHNELSDVTIENLIPEPLREIETANFLESLDEMNAVFQTKKEAQKEGHVLRYIGDLHGDLSQENGAQLDVKLESVPSQSPLGALQGADSIFEIYTESYGEKPIVIQGAGAGASVTARGVFGDILRLTEKNN, encoded by the coding sequence ATGAAAGATTTACAATACATAGATAGTATCGATTATGTTACTCAAAGCGATAAGGCAACGACCATAAAGTTGTCTTATCAGCTTTTTGGTAAAGCATTACATACCGCTCCAATTGTATTGATAAATCATGCATTAACAGGTAATAGCAATGTTACAGGTACAGATGGTTGGTGGTCAGATTTGGTTGGAGATGGAAAAGTTATTGACACTAAAGAGTATACTGTTTTAGCATTTAATATTCCTGGAAATGGTTATGATGGTTTTTTAATTGAAAACTATAAAGACTTTATAGCAAGAGATATCGCGAAGCTGTTTCTTATTGGATTAGAAAAACTAACCATCAACTCGGTTTATGCTGTAATTGGAGGTTCTCTTGGTGGTGGTATTGCTTGGGAAATGGCCGTTTTAAAACCCAATTTGGCAACACATTTTATTCCTGTGGCTACCGATTGGAAAGCTACCGATTGGTTAATGGCTAATTGTCAAATTCAAGAACAGTTTTTGGTTAATTCTAAAAATCCAGTACACGATGCTCGCATGCATGCTATGTTGTGTTATCGTACTCCAGAGTCTTTTAAATCAAGGTTTCAACGTTCTAAAAACGAAACATTAGATTTATTTAATGTCGAAAGTTGGTTGCTTCATCATGGTAATAAGTTACAGGAACGTTTTCAGTTATCGGCTTATAAATTAATGAATCAATTACTACGTAGTATCGATGTGACTAAAGGAAGAGAATCAAATAATAAGGTGTTAGATGGTATTCAATCTAAAATTACAATTGTTGCAGTAGATTCTGATTTATTTTTTACTGCTGAAGAAAACCGAGAAACGCAAAAACAATTAGCATTAACACATCCAAATGTGACTTATAATGAGATTAATTCCATTCATGGTCACGATGCATTCTTAATAGAGTTCGAGCAACTCGAAAATATAATTAAAGGCATTTTTAAGCCCGAGTTAAAAGAAAAGAAAATGAAGATATTAAAATTTGGAGGCAAATCTCTAGCCAATGGCGAAGGTTTAAATCGTGTTATTTCTATTATAGAAAATAAAGTTAAAGCCGAAGAAAATATAGCTGTTGTTGTTTCTGCAAGAGGTAAAGCAACAGACCAATTGGAGGCTATTCTTGAGAAAGCAGTAAAAGGCCAATCTTATGCTGTAGAGTTAGAGGTCTTTAAAAAGGATCAAAAAGGAACAGTTTTAGTAGATTTTGAAACCGAATTTTCCAGATTAGATAGTCTGTTTGCAGGTGTACAATTATTAGGTGATTATAGCCAGAAAATTAAAGATGAAGTTTTAGCACAAGGCGAATTAATTTCAGCTAAATTTATTACTGCATTATTACTAAAAAAAAATATTAATGCAAAAGTAGCAGACGCTAGAACATTAATAAAAACAGATGACACCTTTGGTAATGCAAAACCAATTGATGCATTGTCTAAAAAAAATGTAGTTACTTATTTTAAACAAAATAATAGCACTACAGTTAATATTGTTACTGGTTTTATAGCGTCTAATAGAGACGGTAAAACCACAACGTTAGGTCGTAATGGAAGTAATTACACGGCAGCATTGTTAGCTAATTATTTAGATGCTGAAGAGTTACAGAATTACACACATGTTAATGGTATTTATACGGCGAATCCGGATTTAGTAGAAGATGCTAGAAAAATAGAGCGATTATCTTTTACGGAAGCTAATGAGTTGGCTAATTTCGGAACGACCATTTTACATGCAAAAACTATTATTCCTTTAATAGAGAAAAATATTCCGCTTCGTATTCTAAATACATTCAATCCGGAAGATAAAGGCACAATAATTACAGCACAAAATAAAGATAAAGGCATACGTTCATTATCAGTGTTAGATAATGTGGCATTAGTAAATATCGAAGGACGTGGCTTATTGGGCAAGGTTGGAGTTGATGCTAGAATTTTTACAGCTTTAAGTAAAGAGAATATAAGCGTTAGTATTATTTCTCAAGGCTCTTCAGAGCGTGGTATTGGTTTGGTTATTGATGCAGAAAAGGCAAGTAGAGCAGTTATTGTTTTAGAACAAGAGTTTGAAAACGATTTTTACTCGCAAGACATTAATAAAATTAGTGTTGTAGACGATGTTTCTGTCATTTCAATTATTGGTCAAGAGTTAAGCACGTTTCATAAACCGTTTAATGCGTTAATAAAAAATCAAATTATCCCTATCCTTTTTAATAATACCATTACTGGCGAAAATGTGAGTATTGTAGTTAGAAAAAAGGAACTTCATAAAGCCTTGAATGTTATTCATGGAGAGATCTTCGGAATTTCTAAAAAGATAAATCTAGCCATTTTTGGTCATGGTTTAGTCGGTAGCGCATTGATTAATCAAATTATTGCTTCAGCTGAAGATATTGAAAAAAGAAAAGGCATTAAGCTTAATATTTTTGCGATAGCCAATTCTAAAAAAGTGCTTTTCAGTAAAAATGGCATCGATAAAAATTGGAAAAACACACTAGAAACTAATGGTGAACACTATCGGATTAAAGATGTTTTTCAATTTGCAAAAAATAATCATTTAGAGAATTTAATAGCTATAGATAACACGTCAAGTTTAGATTTTGTATCCAATTATATTAAGTTGGTGGAGCAAGGTTTCGATTTAGTGTCTTCTAATAAAATAGCAAATACTATCGATCTAGAGTTTTATAACCAATTGCGTAATACTTTAGAAAAACACCAAAAAAGTTATCTGTATGAAACTAATGTTGGTGCAGGTTTACCATTAATTGATACTATTAAATTATTACATCTTTCTGGCGAAAATATTGTACGTATTCGCGGCGTGTTTTCTGGATCGCTAAGTTATTTGTTTAATACATTTTCTTCGGAAGACACCTCGTTTGCAACAGTATTACAACAAGCTTTAGATAAAGGCTTTACGGAACCAAACCCAAGAGAGGATTTAAGTGGAAACGATGTTGCAAGAAAACTATTAATCTTGGCGAGAGAATTAGATTTACATAATGAGCTTAGCGATGTTACTATCGAAAACCTAATTCCAGAACCACTTAGAGAAATTGAAACGGCTAATTTTTTAGAATCTTTAGATGAGATGAATGCTGTTTTTCAGACGAAAAAAGAAGCACAAAAAGAAGGTCATGTATTAAGATATATTGGTGATTTACACGGTGATTTATCACAAGAAAACGGTGCTCAATTAGATGTGAAACTAGAGTCTGTACCTAGTCAATCACCTTTAGGAGCGTTACAAGGTGCCGATTCTATTTTTGAAATTTATACAGAAAGTTATGGCGAAAAACCCATTGTTATTCAAGGCGCAGGAGCAGGAGCATCAGTAACTGCAAGAGGTGTTTTTGGAGATATACTAAGACTAACAGAAAAGAATAATTAA
- a CDS encoding PLP-dependent aspartate aminotransferase family protein, protein MDSNNFETQAIRTQIERSQYLEHSSPLYLTSSYVFEDAEDMRASFADEKDRNIYSRYSNPNTSEFIDKICKMEGAESGYSFASGMSAIFSTLAALLNAGDHIISCNSVFGSTQTMFKNILPKWNISTSYFKIDAIDKIESLILPSTKVIYAESPTNPAVDILDLEALGNLAKKHNLILIIDNCFATPYLQQPIQFGADLVIHSATKLIDGQGRVLGGVTVGRADLIKKVYLFSRNTGPALSPFNAWVLSKSLETLAVRLDRHCENALKVATFLEGHDKVNVVKYPFLKSHPQHELAKKQMKAGGNIVAFEVKGGIEAGRQFLNNIKLLSLSANLGDTKSIVTHPASTTHAKLTEEERLLTGITGGLVRVSVGLEHSEDIIKDLNQALAL, encoded by the coding sequence ATGGATTCTAATAATTTCGAAACCCAAGCCATAAGAACACAAATAGAACGTTCACAATATTTAGAACATTCTAGTCCGTTGTATTTAACATCAAGTTATGTCTTTGAAGATGCCGAAGATATGCGTGCCTCTTTTGCAGACGAGAAAGACCGTAATATTTACAGTCGCTATTCAAATCCTAACACGTCAGAGTTTATAGATAAAATCTGTAAAATGGAAGGTGCGGAAAGTGGTTATTCTTTTGCTTCGGGTATGTCTGCTATATTTTCAACATTAGCCGCTTTATTAAATGCTGGAGATCACATTATTTCATGTAATAGTGTGTTTGGTTCTACGCAAACCATGTTTAAAAATATTTTACCAAAGTGGAATATTTCAACAAGTTATTTTAAAATCGATGCTATTGATAAAATAGAAAGTCTAATTCTGCCAAGTACAAAAGTAATTTATGCAGAAAGTCCAACAAATCCTGCGGTAGATATTTTGGATTTAGAAGCTTTAGGGAATCTTGCTAAAAAGCATAATCTTATTTTAATTATAGATAATTGTTTTGCAACACCATATTTACAGCAACCGATACAATTTGGAGCAGATTTGGTAATCCATTCGGCAACAAAATTAATAGATGGGCAAGGTCGTGTACTTGGAGGTGTTACTGTTGGTCGTGCCGATTTAATTAAAAAAGTCTACTTGTTTTCAAGAAACACAGGTCCAGCATTATCACCTTTTAATGCTTGGGTATTGTCTAAAAGTTTAGAGACTCTAGCGGTAAGATTGGATAGACATTGTGAAAACGCTTTAAAAGTAGCGACCTTTTTAGAGGGTCATGATAAAGTAAATGTCGTTAAATATCCTTTTTTAAAATCGCATCCACAACATGAGTTGGCTAAAAAACAAATGAAAGCAGGTGGTAATATTGTTGCTTTTGAAGTTAAAGGAGGCATTGAAGCAGGACGACAGTTTTTAAATAATATAAAATTATTGTCCTTGTCTGCAAATTTAGGAGATACTAAAAGTATTGTCACGCATCCAGCATCAACAACGCATGCAAAGTTAACTGAAGAGGAAAGACTACTAACAGGTATTACTGGTGGTTTAGTGCGTGTTTCGGTAGGATTGGAGCATTCAGAAGATATTATAAAAGATTTAAATCAAGCGTTAGCGCTATAA
- a CDS encoding rhodanese-like domain-containing protein: MSNNSEFKNIQEYLDKGAVILDVRTEGEYNEGHVENSLHIVLDELEYEIDQLKALEKPIITCCRSGARSERAKEILEANGIDVINGGPWESVESYL, encoded by the coding sequence ATGAGTAATAATTCAGAATTTAAAAACATTCAAGAGTATCTAGATAAAGGTGCTGTAATATTAGATGTAAGAACAGAAGGCGAGTATAATGAAGGTCATGTAGAGAATTCACTACATATTGTTTTAGATGAGTTGGAATATGAAATAGACCAATTAAAAGCACTTGAAAAACCAATAATAACATGTTGTAGAAGTGGTGCTAGAAGCGAAAGAGCAAAAGAAATTTTAGAAGCAAACGGTATTGATGTTATTAACGGAGGACCTTGGGAGAGTGTAGAGTCTTATCTCTAA
- a CDS encoding homocysteine S-methyltransferase family protein has translation MANIKEELQKRILVLDGAMGTMLQAYKFSEEDFRGERFKDYASPLQGNNDLLSITQPEAIKTIHGKYFEAGADIIETNTFSGTTIAMADYQMEDLVYELNYQSAKIAKEVADEFTAKEPHKPRFVAGSIGPTNRTASMSPDVNDPGYRAVTFNDLRVAYKQQVEALIDGGADLLLVETVFDTLNAKAALFAIEEVKDERSIDIPIMLSGTITDASGRTLSGQTAEAFLISVSHIPLLSVGFNCALGANLLQPHLEAIASKTDFAISAHPNAGLPNAFGEYDETPEEMGEQIEEYLKKDLINIIGGCCGTSPDHIIVIAAIAEKYKPRQHS, from the coding sequence ATGGCAAATATTAAAGAAGAATTACAAAAACGAATTTTAGTATTAGATGGTGCTATGGGTACCATGTTGCAAGCTTATAAATTTTCTGAAGAGGATTTTAGAGGCGAACGTTTTAAAGATTATGCATCGCCATTACAAGGAAATAACGATTTGTTATCTATCACGCAGCCAGAAGCTATAAAAACCATTCATGGTAAATATTTTGAAGCTGGTGCAGATATTATAGAAACCAATACATTTTCGGGGACCACTATTGCTATGGCAGATTACCAAATGGAAGATTTGGTGTACGAGCTAAATTACCAATCGGCTAAAATAGCTAAAGAAGTGGCCGATGAGTTTACTGCAAAAGAACCGCATAAACCACGCTTTGTGGCAGGTTCAATTGGACCTACTAATCGTACGGCTAGCATGTCTCCAGATGTAAACGACCCTGGTTATAGAGCGGTTACTTTTAACGATTTACGTGTTGCTTATAAACAACAAGTAGAAGCGTTAATAGATGGTGGTGCAGATTTACTTTTAGTAGAAACCGTTTTCGATACCTTAAATGCTAAAGCGGCTTTATTTGCCATCGAAGAGGTTAAAGATGAAAGGAGTATTGATATTCCTATTATGTTAAGTGGTACGATTACAGATGCTTCAGGGCGTACGTTATCAGGACAAACAGCTGAGGCTTTTTTAATTTCGGTATCACATATTCCATTGTTATCTGTTGGTTTTAATTGTGCTTTAGGCGCTAATTTATTACAACCGCATCTAGAAGCGATTGCTAGTAAAACCGATTTTGCTATTTCTGCACATCCAAATGCAGGATTACCAAATGCTTTTGGTGAGTATGATGAGACTCCCGAAGAAATGGGAGAACAAATAGAAGAATATTTAAAAAAGGATTTAATAAATATTATTGGAGGTTGTTGTGGTACAAGTCCTGATCACATTATAGTGATTGCAGCTATAGCTGAAAAATATAAACCAAGACAACATTCTTAA
- a CDS encoding antibiotic biosynthesis monooxygenase, protein MILEVAILNIKEGLSQEFEQTFEVAQDIISSMKGYISHQLKKCVEEDDKYILLVNWKTIEDHEIGFRQSEEYKQWKTLLHHFYEPFPTVEHYK, encoded by the coding sequence ATGATTTTAGAAGTCGCTATTTTAAATATTAAAGAAGGATTATCTCAAGAGTTTGAACAAACATTTGAGGTTGCTCAAGATATTATTTCTTCAATGAAAGGTTATATCTCGCATCAATTAAAAAAGTGTGTTGAAGAAGACGATAAGTACATATTATTAGTGAACTGGAAAACAATTGAAGATCATGAAATCGGATTTAGGCAGTCGGAAGAATATAAACAATGGAAAACATTATTACATCACTTTTATGAGCCTTTTCCAACAGTAGAACATTATAAATAA
- the metH gene encoding methionine synthase, with protein sequence MKVKQTKYMKLSGLEPLVLNENSNFINVGERTNVAGSRKFLRLIKNEEFDEALDVARHQVDGGAQIIDINMDDGLIDGVKSMVRFLNLIAAEPDICRVPIMIDSSKWEIIEAGLQVVQGKCVVNSISLKEGEEKFIWEAKQIKRYGAAVIVMAFDEVGQADNYDRRIEIAQRSYDVLVNKVGFPSEDIIFDLNIFPVATGMDEHRRNAIDFIEATRWVRQNLTNASVSGGVSNVSFSFRGNDGVREAMHSVFLYYAIQAGMNMGIVNPALLEIYDDIPKDLLERVEDVILDRREDATERLLDFADSVKGSKKEKAADLSWRENPLQDRITHALVKGIDAFIIEDVEIARQQADKPIEVIEGNLMAGMNVVGDLFGAGKMFLPQVVKSARVMKKAVSYLNPFIEAEKGEKQKALGKVLMATVKGDVHDIGKNIVSVVLGCNNYEIVDLGVMVSPEKIIAAAIEENVDVIGLSGLITPSLDEMVYLAKEMERQNFVVPLLIGGATTSKAHTAVKIDTQYKNAVVHVNDASRAVTVVSDLLNPKTSNLYVAKLKKDYDEFRTKFLKRGKEKSYISIQKAREEKFKIDWETSNIIKPKELGVQTLTQVSLKEILPFIDWSPFFRSWDLHGKYPNILTDEVVGEQASILFEDAQIILKEIINKQLLKPKAIFGLFEANTINDDDISIQKKGEEIAVFRTLRQQLKKRAGKPSFALSDFIAPKETGITDYMGAFCTAIFGADELAKKYKDKEDDYSAIMVQAIADRFAEGLAEYLHKQIRIKHWAYGANEDLTNEDLIKESYKGIRPAPGYPACPDHLEKETIWDLLKVEEQIGVTLTESLAMWPGAAVSGYYFANEEAKYFGLGKITDDQVKDFALRKSITLEKARKWLHPNLTD encoded by the coding sequence ATGAAAGTTAAACAAACGAAATATATGAAATTGTCTGGTTTAGAACCTTTGGTTTTAAACGAAAACAGCAATTTTATAAATGTAGGAGAGCGTACAAATGTAGCAGGTTCTCGTAAGTTTTTACGTTTAATTAAAAACGAAGAATTTGACGAGGCTTTAGATGTTGCAAGACATCAGGTTGATGGAGGTGCGCAAATTATCGACATTAATATGGACGATGGTTTAATTGATGGTGTAAAATCCATGGTTCGTTTTTTAAATTTAATTGCTGCTGAGCCAGATATTTGTCGTGTGCCAATTATGATAGACAGTTCTAAATGGGAAATCATTGAGGCTGGATTACAAGTGGTGCAAGGTAAATGTGTTGTTAATTCGATTTCGTTAAAAGAAGGTGAAGAAAAATTTATTTGGGAAGCCAAACAAATTAAGCGTTATGGCGCAGCTGTTATTGTCATGGCTTTTGATGAAGTTGGGCAGGCAGATAATTACGACAGAAGAATAGAAATAGCACAACGGTCTTACGATGTGTTAGTAAATAAAGTGGGTTTTCCATCGGAAGACATTATTTTCGATCTAAATATATTTCCTGTAGCAACGGGAATGGATGAGCACCGCAGAAATGCAATCGATTTTATCGAAGCAACACGTTGGGTAAGACAAAACTTAACCAATGCAAGTGTTAGTGGTGGTGTAAGTAATGTCTCTTTTTCTTTTAGAGGAAATGATGGTGTGCGAGAAGCTATGCACTCTGTATTTTTATACTATGCTATTCAAGCAGGTATGAACATGGGAATTGTAAATCCAGCCTTGTTAGAGATTTACGATGACATTCCAAAAGATTTATTAGAGCGTGTAGAAGATGTTATTTTAGATAGACGTGAAGATGCTACGGAACGTTTACTTGATTTTGCAGATTCAGTTAAAGGATCTAAAAAAGAGAAAGCAGCCGATTTATCTTGGAGAGAAAATCCTTTACAAGATAGAATTACGCATGCATTGGTTAAAGGTATTGATGCTTTTATTATTGAAGATGTAGAAATAGCGAGACAACAAGCCGATAAACCTATTGAAGTTATTGAAGGTAACTTAATGGCTGGTATGAACGTGGTTGGAGATTTATTTGGAGCAGGAAAAATGTTCTTGCCACAAGTGGTAAAATCTGCTCGTGTCATGAAAAAAGCAGTATCCTATCTAAATCCATTTATTGAAGCCGAAAAAGGCGAAAAACAAAAAGCTTTAGGTAAAGTTTTAATGGCAACTGTAAAAGGAGATGTGCACGATATTGGTAAAAATATTGTGAGTGTTGTTTTGGGTTGTAATAATTATGAGATTGTGGACCTAGGCGTCATGGTATCTCCAGAGAAAATTATAGCAGCTGCTATAGAAGAAAATGTAGATGTTATTGGATTAAGCGGTTTAATAACGCCATCCTTAGACGAAATGGTGTATTTGGCTAAAGAAATGGAACGTCAAAATTTTGTTGTTCCGTTATTAATTGGTGGTGCAACAACGTCTAAAGCACATACTGCTGTAAAGATTGATACACAATATAAAAATGCAGTTGTACACGTTAATGACGCCTCCAGAGCAGTAACTGTGGTTAGTGATTTATTAAATCCGAAAACTAGTAATCTGTACGTTGCTAAACTTAAGAAAGATTATGACGAATTTAGAACCAAGTTTTTAAAACGAGGTAAAGAGAAGTCATACATCAGTATTCAAAAAGCAAGGGAAGAGAAGTTTAAAATTGACTGGGAAACTAGCAATATTATAAAACCCAAAGAATTAGGTGTGCAAACCTTAACACAGGTTAGTTTAAAAGAAATTTTACCATTTATAGATTGGAGTCCGTTTTTTAGAAGCTGGGATTTACATGGTAAATATCCAAATATTTTAACCGATGAAGTAGTTGGTGAACAAGCCTCTATTTTATTTGAAGATGCGCAGATTATTTTAAAAGAAATTATAAACAAGCAATTACTAAAACCGAAAGCCATTTTTGGTTTGTTTGAAGCGAATACTATAAACGACGATGATATCTCTATTCAGAAAAAAGGAGAAGAAATTGCTGTGTTTAGAACGTTACGTCAGCAATTAAAAAAGCGAGCAGGAAAACCAAGTTTTGCATTGTCAGATTTTATTGCGCCTAAAGAAACTGGAATAACCGATTATATGGGTGCTTTTTGTACTGCTATTTTTGGTGCAGATGAGTTGGCAAAAAAATATAAAGACAAAGAAGACGATTATAGTGCCATTATGGTACAAGCTATTGCTGATAGATTTGCTGAAGGCTTAGCCGAATATTTACACAAACAAATAAGAATAAAACATTGGGCTTATGGCGCAAATGAAGACTTAACAAACGAAGATTTAATTAAAGAAAGTTATAAAGGTATTCGTCCAGCACCTGGATATCCAGCATGTCCAGACCATTTAGAAAAAGAAACCATTTGGGACTTATTAAAAGTTGAAGAACAAATAGGTGTAACACTTACCGAAAGTTTAGCCATGTGGCCTGGAGCTGCGGTTTCTGGATATTATTTTGCAAATGAAGAAGCAAAATATTTTGGTTTAGGTAAGATTACAGACGATCAGGTTAAAGATTTTGCACTAAGAAAAAGCATCACATTAGAGAAAGCAAGAAAATGGTTGCATCCTAATTTAACAGATTAA
- the metF gene encoding methylenetetrahydrofolate reductase [NAD(P)H], whose protein sequence is MKVTDHIKKANGNTQFSFEILPPLKGQNIQSIFDNIDPLMEFKPPFIDVTYHREEYVYKDLGDGLLKKQVVKKRPGTVGICAALQNKYNVDAIPHILCGGFSKENTENFLIDLDFLDIDNVVALRGDAVKTETYFTPEKEGHHYASELVSQISELNNAVYLDDELQNCSATNFCIGVGAYPEKHMEAPSLESDIHFLKKKINNGAEYIVTQMFFDNNKYFQFVDKCRKEGITVPIIPGLKPISTRKQLNIIPHRFNVDLPEALIKEVIKCKDNKQVRQVGIEWCVQQSKELEKAGIPFLHYYSMGKSDNIKAIAQAVF, encoded by the coding sequence ATGAAAGTAACAGATCACATAAAAAAGGCAAACGGAAATACACAGTTTTCTTTTGAAATTTTACCGCCTTTAAAAGGACAAAACATACAGTCGATTTTCGATAATATAGATCCGTTAATGGAATTTAAACCGCCTTTTATAGATGTAACTTATCATCGAGAGGAATATGTTTACAAAGATTTAGGCGACGGATTATTGAAAAAGCAAGTAGTTAAAAAACGTCCAGGTACTGTTGGTATTTGTGCTGCGCTTCAAAATAAATATAATGTAGATGCTATACCTCATATTTTGTGCGGTGGTTTTAGTAAGGAGAATACCGAAAATTTTTTAATCGATTTAGATTTTTTGGATATCGATAATGTTGTGGCTTTAAGAGGAGATGCTGTAAAAACTGAAACTTATTTTACACCAGAAAAAGAAGGGCATCATTATGCGAGTGAATTGGTGTCTCAAATTTCGGAACTTAATAATGCGGTGTATTTAGATGACGAGCTGCAAAACTGTTCGGCAACTAATTTTTGCATTGGTGTTGGTGCTTATCCCGAAAAACATATGGAAGCGCCAAGTCTTGAAAGCGATATTCATTTTCTAAAAAAGAAAATTAATAATGGCGCAGAGTATATTGTAACGCAAATGTTTTTTGATAATAATAAGTATTTTCAGTTTGTAGATAAATGCCGAAAAGAAGGAATTACAGTGCCAATAATTCCAGGTTTAAAACCAATATCGACTAGAAAACAACTTAATATAATTCCGCATCGTTTTAATGTAGATTTGCCTGAAGCGTTAATTAAGGAGGTTATAAAATGTAAAGATAATAAGCAAGTTCGCCAAGTTGGTATCGAGTGGTGTGTGCAACAATCTAAAGAATTAGAGAAAGCAGGAATTCCATTTTTGCATTATTATTCTATGGGAAAAAGCGATAATATAAAAGCTATAGCTCAAGCTGTTTTTTAA
- a CDS encoding Rrf2 family transcriptional regulator produces MLSKKTKYGIKALVHLAKQEERSPVQIGTISLAENISQKFLESILLSLKKTGILGSKKGKGGGYYLLKDPKDIPMTTVMRVLEGPIAMVPCVSLNFYEKCDDCPDENTCAVNKIMLEVRDSTLEIFRNTTLFDLCN; encoded by the coding sequence GTGTTATCTAAAAAAACAAAATACGGAATTAAGGCATTAGTGCATTTGGCAAAACAGGAAGAACGTAGTCCTGTGCAAATTGGTACAATATCTTTAGCTGAAAATATATCTCAAAAATTTTTAGAATCCATTTTGCTTTCATTAAAAAAGACTGGAATTTTAGGTTCTAAAAAGGGAAAAGGTGGAGGTTATTATTTACTTAAAGATCCTAAAGATATTCCTATGACAACTGTTATGAGAGTACTAGAAGGTCCAATAGCGATGGTGCCTTGCGTAAGTTTGAACTTTTACGAAAAGTGTGATGACTGCCCAGATGAAAACACATGTGCTGTAAATAAAATTATGCTAGAAGTACGTGATAGTACTTTAGAGATTTTTAGAAATACTACGCTTTTCGATTTGTGTAATTAG
- a CDS encoding DUF2061 domain-containing protein — MGNVIHSEVSIETEEQAPSENIKRSLVKTISWRAVGTITTVAISYIITGTMALAFSIGGIELVSKMVLYFFHERAWEKIKWGK, encoded by the coding sequence ATGGGAAATGTAATACATTCGGAGGTAAGCATAGAAACAGAAGAGCAAGCACCCTCAGAGAATATTAAAAGAAGTTTAGTAAAAACGATTAGCTGGAGAGCGGTAGGTACAATAACAACTGTTGCAATATCTTACATAATAACAGGAACAATGGCTTTGGCTTTTTCAATAGGAGGAATAGAGTTGGTATCAAAAATGGTATTATACTTCTTTCATGAACGTGCTTGGGAAAAAATTAAATGGGGAAAATAA